A DNA window from Hydractinia symbiolongicarpus strain clone_291-10 chromosome 6, HSymV2.1, whole genome shotgun sequence contains the following coding sequences:
- the LOC130647335 gene encoding uncharacterized protein LOC130647335 — protein MGSICMKHLDVADASENSTASPLTTQEIHLVNESWKVVTPHWKEICELAFERSLSSYGVLRSFFRTENPELGLPEVLNSSIIQNHTDNFKNLVERAIAAPSLVQKQLLEYGKIHYEYGVKEEYIKNLANNTKTEVCCYIEDSSDGKKTHRAWERVFTFLSDTLIRGMRRAEKENGSVEVSNEREKEMIDDLENNRSENNNN, from the exons ATGGGTAGCATTTGCATGAAGCATTTAGATGTAGCTGATGCCTCTGAAAATTCGACCGCGTCGCCTCTTACTACACAAGAGATACACTTAGTCAATGAATCATGGAAAGTTGTAACGCCACATTGGAAAGAAATATGCGAGCTAGCTTTTGAAAG atCATTGTCATCATATGGAGTATTACGTAGTTTTTTTCGTACTGAAAACCCTGAACTCGGTTTACCAGAAGTTTTAAATTCCTCGATTATTCAAAATCACACAGATAATTTCAAGAATTTAGTAGAAAGAGCCATCGCCGCTCCTTCGTTGGTGCAAAAACAACTACTTGAATACGGTAAAATTCATTATGAGTACGGAGTAAAAGAAGAGTACATTAAG AATCTTGCGAACAATACAAAAACAGAAGTATGTTGCTATATAGAGGATTCAAGTGATGGAAAAAAGACACACCGAGCATGGGAGCgcgtgtttacatttttaagtgacACTTTAATACGTGGTATGAGGAGAGCTGAAAAAGAAAATGGATCAGTTGAAGTTTCAAATGAAAGAGAGAAAGAAATGATTGATGATTTAGAAAATAATCGTTCGGAGAATAACAACAACTGA